A window of Rufibacter sp. LB8 contains these coding sequences:
- a CDS encoding type IA DNA topoisomerase codes for MKLCIAEKPSVAREIAHVLGAKTKKDGYFEGNGYQVTWTFGHFCQLCEPDDYNPGWKRWHLPDLPLLPERFDIKLISNKGVEQQFKVIKKLLDAAEEVINCGDAGQEGEVIQRWVLHQARYRKPFKRLWISSLTEEAIRQGFAQLRDGKEFDQLYYAGKSRAIGDWLLGINATRLFTLKYAQGRQLLSLGRVQTPTLAMIVQRHLEIMNFKSEPFWELKTVYRDVNFSSTSGRFKDEAKALEVLEQIKPSEFEIKDVETKKGIESSPRLFDLTSLQVECNNKFGLSADETLKTVQSLYEKKVVSYPRVDTTYLPDDIYPKIPNILSGLHQYSQFTQPLLGQKIRKSAKVFNNNKVTDHHAIIPTGANAGGLYGTEAKVFDLIARRFIAAFYPDCIVSNTVVNGEAAKHAFRAKGKQILEPGWRVVYAQEEPANPAKPSVPKTNADGAEEKEEELAVLPHFDAGERGPHTPLLERKSTSPPKDYTEATLLRSMETAGKQVDDEELKEALKENGIGRPSTRAAIIETLFKRNYIRKEKKKIIPTQMGIDLIQVIRNPTLKSAEMTGQWEKKLRMIEGGEFAPEEFMRELQQLVFEMVQEVKQDRQTVTIQPAETAKPAAKEEPAKKATKAKKENAPATASAPGEGLGLCPVCKAGVVLKGSTAYGCKRFREGCTFRLPLTYGGQPLTEKLVQTLLKKGKSGLVKGFEGAGSGETFDGHFVLGPNQELQAIKAEVKEKKPTVIICPKCSQGQMLKGKAAFGCSRFREGCQFVVPFEVHGKTIPEAQLNALMLKGKTAKLKGFTSPKTGNKFDAALKLNEEFKVVYLFD; via the coding sequence TTGAAACTCTGCATCGCCGAAAAACCCAGTGTCGCCCGTGAGATTGCCCATGTGTTGGGGGCCAAGACCAAGAAAGACGGCTACTTTGAGGGCAACGGCTACCAAGTCACCTGGACCTTCGGGCACTTCTGCCAACTCTGCGAACCCGACGACTATAACCCCGGCTGGAAACGCTGGCATTTACCGGATTTACCTTTGCTGCCGGAGCGCTTCGACATCAAACTGATCAGCAACAAAGGAGTAGAGCAACAGTTCAAGGTCATCAAAAAATTGCTGGATGCCGCCGAGGAAGTCATCAACTGCGGGGATGCCGGGCAGGAGGGCGAGGTGATTCAGCGTTGGGTGTTGCACCAGGCTCGTTATAGAAAACCATTCAAACGTCTCTGGATTTCATCTTTGACCGAAGAAGCTATACGTCAGGGCTTTGCGCAGCTGCGTGACGGAAAGGAGTTTGACCAGCTATACTACGCCGGTAAAAGCCGTGCCATTGGCGATTGGTTGTTGGGCATTAACGCCACGCGTTTGTTTACCTTGAAATACGCGCAGGGGCGGCAGTTGCTTTCCTTGGGCCGCGTGCAGACGCCCACACTGGCCATGATTGTGCAGCGCCACCTGGAGATTATGAACTTCAAATCTGAGCCATTCTGGGAACTGAAAACCGTGTATAGAGACGTTAATTTCAGTAGCACCTCTGGCCGTTTCAAAGACGAGGCCAAGGCGCTAGAAGTGCTGGAGCAAATCAAACCTTCTGAGTTCGAGATCAAAGATGTAGAGACCAAGAAAGGAATCGAGAGTTCGCCGCGCCTTTTTGACTTGACTTCTTTGCAGGTGGAGTGCAATAATAAATTTGGGCTGTCTGCCGATGAAACGCTCAAGACGGTGCAGAGTCTCTATGAAAAGAAAGTAGTGTCGTACCCGCGGGTTGATACCACGTACCTGCCAGATGATATCTACCCCAAAATCCCCAACATTCTGAGCGGGTTGCACCAGTACAGCCAGTTCACGCAGCCGCTGTTGGGCCAGAAAATCAGGAAATCAGCCAAAGTTTTCAACAACAACAAAGTCACGGACCACCACGCCATTATTCCCACCGGCGCCAACGCTGGCGGACTGTACGGCACTGAGGCGAAGGTCTTCGATTTGATTGCCCGCCGGTTTATTGCCGCGTTTTACCCAGACTGTATTGTAAGCAACACTGTGGTGAACGGCGAAGCGGCCAAGCACGCGTTCCGGGCCAAAGGCAAGCAGATTCTGGAGCCGGGCTGGCGCGTGGTCTATGCCCAGGAAGAACCCGCCAACCCCGCCAAGCCCAGCGTACCAAAAACAAACGCAGATGGCGCCGAGGAGAAGGAAGAGGAATTGGCCGTGCTTCCGCATTTTGACGCCGGTGAGCGCGGCCCGCACACACCTTTATTAGAACGAAAGTCCACCAGTCCGCCCAAAGATTACACCGAGGCCACGCTGTTGCGCTCCATGGAAACCGCCGGCAAGCAAGTAGATGACGAGGAATTGAAAGAGGCGCTCAAGGAAAATGGCATCGGTCGGCCGTCTACGCGGGCGGCTATTATTGAGACCCTGTTCAAACGCAACTACATCAGAAAAGAAAAAAAGAAAATCATTCCTACCCAGATGGGGATTGACTTGATTCAGGTTATTAGGAACCCAACGCTCAAATCGGCGGAGATGACGGGGCAGTGGGAGAAAAAGCTTCGGATGATTGAAGGCGGCGAGTTCGCGCCCGAGGAATTCATGCGCGAATTGCAGCAGCTGGTCTTTGAAATGGTGCAGGAAGTGAAGCAGGACCGGCAAACGGTTACCATTCAGCCTGCTGAAACCGCCAAACCTGCCGCCAAGGAAGAGCCTGCCAAAAAAGCCACCAAAGCTAAAAAGGAAAACGCCCCGGCTACCGCGTCGGCGCCAGGGGAGGGCCTGGGACTTTGCCCGGTCTGCAAAGCTGGCGTGGTCTTGAAAGGCAGCACCGCCTACGGCTGCAAACGGTTCCGGGAAGGTTGTACGTTTAGGTTGCCTCTGACCTATGGTGGTCAACCACTTACCGAGAAACTGGTTCAAACGCTCCTGAAAAAAGGCAAAAGCGGGCTGGTGAAAGGCTTTGAAGGCGCGGGCTCCGGCGAAACCTTTGACGGCCATTTCGTGCTGGGGCCAAACCAGGAACTACAGGCCATTAAAGCGGAAGTAAAAGAGAAAAAGCCCACCGTGATTATCTGCCCCAAATGCAGCCAAGGCCAAATGCTGAAAGGCAAAGCCGCTTTCGGGTGCAGCCGTTTCAGGGAAGGTTGCCAGTTTGTGGTGCCGTTTGAAGTGCATGGCAAAACCATTCCAGAGGCACAACTGAATGCGCTGATGTTGAAAGGCAAAACCGCTAAACTCAAAGGCTTCACTTCGCCCAAAACCGGTAATAAGTTTGACGCGGCGTTGAAGTTGAATGAAGAGTTTAAGGTGGTGTATTTGTTTGATTAG
- a CDS encoding DUF2905 domain-containing protein, with amino-acid sequence MQPIGKYIVFLGLAIVVIGLVLWLLGPKLDWFGSLPGDLRVEKPGFKLFAPFTTMLLVSVLLSLVLWLIRRFFG; translated from the coding sequence ATGCAACCCATCGGCAAATACATAGTCTTCCTCGGTCTGGCCATTGTGGTGATTGGGCTGGTGCTGTGGCTGCTTGGTCCAAAGTTAGACTGGTTTGGGAGCTTGCCCGGCGATTTGCGGGTGGAAAAGCCTGGGTTTAAGCTATTCGCGCCCTTCACTACCATGCTCCTGGTGAGCGTGCTGCTGAGTTTGGTGCTTTGGCTGATTAGGCGTTTCTTTGGGTAG
- a CDS encoding YdcF family protein, which produces MFFVLSKLLQYLVMPLLWVLALLVFGLISRNKAKSRKAFLMATGLLLFFSNTLISNEVWLAWEPKPVLMKDVALYDAAIVLTGVTRHEKSPHDRTHYSEGSERILDAIQLYKLGKIKKIIITGGSGSLVSVANTEAQDLRQTALYAGVPTADILLEEKSRNTRENAQFTKELLQAHPELKKLLLITSAFHMRRAQGCFTKANVAFDAFPADFQTQDRRYTLDDVLIPNVDALKNWSKILHEWLGFVTYKLLGYA; this is translated from the coding sequence ATGTTTTTTGTGCTCTCCAAACTTTTGCAATACCTGGTCATGCCGCTGTTGTGGGTGCTGGCACTGCTCGTTTTCGGGCTCATTTCTAGAAACAAGGCCAAAAGCAGGAAAGCCTTTTTAATGGCCACCGGGCTGCTGCTATTTTTCTCTAACACGCTCATCAGTAATGAAGTCTGGCTGGCTTGGGAACCCAAACCCGTGCTCATGAAAGATGTGGCGCTTTATGACGCCGCCATTGTTTTGACCGGTGTAACCCGCCATGAGAAAAGCCCCCATGACCGTACCCACTACAGCGAAGGCTCAGAACGCATCTTAGACGCCATTCAACTCTACAAACTGGGCAAGATCAAGAAAATCATCATCACCGGCGGGTCGGGTTCCTTGGTGTCCGTGGCCAACACAGAGGCGCAGGATTTGCGGCAGACGGCCTTGTATGCGGGCGTGCCCACGGCAGATATTCTACTGGAGGAGAAAAGCCGAAACACCCGCGAGAACGCCCAGTTTACCAAAGAACTCCTGCAAGCCCACCCAGAGTTGAAAAAACTGCTGCTCATCACCTCTGCTTTTCACATGCGACGCGCGCAAGGCTGTTTTACCAAGGCTAATGTCGCGTTTGACGCCTTTCCGGCAGATTTCCAGACCCAGGACAGGCGCTATACCCTAGATGACGTGCTCATTCCCAACGTAGATGCCCTTAAAAACTGGAGCAAGATTCTGCATGAGTGGTTGGGGTTTGTCACCTATAAACTGCTAGGGTATGCCTAA